A single region of the Sulfitobacter geojensis genome encodes:
- a CDS encoding BadF/BadG/BcrA/BcrD ATPase family protein, translating into MNTLTPNVIVAADGGGSGCRAAAGTVEQGILGQASAGPGNVHNDFETAVSNLTAAIGQALDHAGLGNTPLDQVTAHLGVAGAHSQVEEQALSNALPYGRVTVSGDRATSVRGALGTADGFVVALGTGTIVARQQDLQMTTVGGWGFNLSDQASGAWLGRRLLEEIILAEDGLREHSDLSRTVSAANGGLMGLVQFSSAATPSQFAKFARELITAASAGDPLGQALMAEGAVYLEIALTKLGFQSGDILALAGGVGPHYAPYLPAALCGNIQPPKGAALEGAFAMAAMAAQAP; encoded by the coding sequence ATGAACACTTTGACCCCAAATGTAATTGTCGCAGCGGATGGCGGCGGCAGCGGTTGCCGCGCGGCGGCGGGCACTGTTGAACAGGGCATTCTTGGACAGGCAAGTGCGGGTCCCGGCAATGTCCATAACGATTTTGAAACCGCAGTGAGCAATCTTACCGCGGCCATCGGGCAAGCCCTTGATCACGCCGGCTTGGGAAACACACCGCTTGATCAGGTCACGGCGCATCTGGGGGTGGCCGGGGCGCATTCGCAAGTCGAAGAACAGGCCTTAAGCAACGCCTTGCCCTACGGGCGCGTGACGGTTTCGGGGGATCGTGCCACCTCCGTGCGCGGCGCATTGGGCACTGCGGACGGGTTTGTCGTGGCCTTGGGAACCGGTACAATTGTGGCCCGTCAACAGGATTTGCAAATGACCACCGTTGGCGGTTGGGGTTTTAATCTTTCGGATCAGGCATCAGGCGCATGGCTAGGGCGGCGGTTGTTGGAAGAAATCATTCTTGCCGAAGACGGTCTGCGCGAGCACAGCGATCTGAGCCGGACGGTTAGTGCTGCAAACGGTGGGCTGATGGGACTTGTGCAGTTCAGCAGCGCCGCAACCCCTTCACAGTTCGCGAAATTCGCGCGGGAGTTGATCACGGCGGCCTCTGCCGGTGATCCGCTTGGACAAGCATTGATGGCTGAAGGCGCTGTTTATCTTGAAATTGCCCTGACAAAACTGGGGTTTCAATCGGGCGATATACTCGCCCTTGCCGGTGGCGTTGGTCCCCATTATGCACCCTACCTGCCCGCAGCGCTTTGCGGCAACATCCAACCTCCGAAAGGCGCCGCGCTGGAGGGGGCTTTTGCGATGGCCGCAATGGCCGCACAAGCGCCCTGA
- a CDS encoding DUF2834 domain-containing protein gives MSPLRMVYLALAAWGAVHPMYYFIDWFRENGFDIMGMVDAWHANAAASGLVWDLTIAAITLTVWILAEVAVRRNWRALIAIPATFCIGVSCGLPLYLFLRTAPVK, from the coding sequence ATGTCACCACTGCGCATGGTTTACCTGGCCCTTGCTGCATGGGGCGCGGTCCATCCGATGTATTATTTTATCGATTGGTTCCGAGAAAACGGGTTTGACATCATGGGGATGGTCGACGCATGGCACGCCAATGCCGCGGCCAGCGGGTTGGTTTGGGATCTGACAATTGCCGCCATCACCCTGACCGTTTGGATATTGGCCGAGGTGGCCGTGCGGCGCAACTGGCGGGCGTTGATCGCTATTCCGGCGACGTTCTGTATCGGGGTAAGTTGCGGCTTGCCGCTCTATCTATTTCTAAGGACAGCGCCTGTAAAATAG
- a CDS encoding TlpA family protein disulfide reductase: protein MRKLVFGLVYTALLTGANAAWAAGPDILLMRTGDMKKLVVHETPQAVSDAAFILADDEGTASLSDYREKYLLVNFWATWCAPCRKEMPQLNALQKEFGGEHFEVLTIATGRNSPAGITKFFEEAGIDSLPRHQDPKQALASQMGIFGLPITVLIDPEGREIARLRGDAEWDSDSAKEIIKTLIASQTEE, encoded by the coding sequence ATGAGAAAACTAGTGTTCGGCCTCGTGTATACGGCCCTTTTGACAGGTGCAAATGCTGCATGGGCAGCGGGCCCCGACATTTTGTTGATGCGCACGGGCGATATGAAAAAACTTGTGGTGCATGAAACGCCGCAGGCGGTTTCGGATGCGGCGTTTATTCTGGCTGATGACGAAGGGACGGCGTCGCTTTCCGATTACCGCGAAAAATACCTGTTGGTGAATTTCTGGGCCACTTGGTGCGCGCCCTGCCGCAAGGAAATGCCGCAGCTGAACGCCCTGCAAAAAGAATTCGGGGGCGAGCATTTCGAGGTGCTGACCATTGCAACGGGGCGCAATTCGCCCGCAGGCATTACCAAGTTTTTTGAGGAGGCCGGCATCGACAGCCTGCCGCGCCATCAGGACCCGAAACAGGCGCTCGCGTCCCAGATGGGAATATTCGGCTTGCCTATTACGGTTTTAATTGATCCGGAAGGCCGCGAGATCGCCCGTTTGCGCGGAGACGCCGAGTGGGACAGCGACAGTGCGAAAGAGATCATCAAGACGCTGATTGCGTCCCAAACAGAAGAGTGA
- a CDS encoding Hint domain-containing protein produces MKTGFRGTFVISWSQTEIDGLDAAPVQSLTVGAAWAWRGDAIRVDGPNDVLRLDQADGAEKLRKRAARMVHRLVGAALEKKDVPTLSDREKEALETTPLMDNSFVVTDGGKSYTVTLIEVGGGSQPLLMFMDEIPPRDCDLWIVHHTLGSTPNDSDGQGSGGVICFTLGTKIATPEGLIRIEDLREGDQVQTKDNGAQSIRWIGSRRMSGARLFAMPKLRPVRINAGVFGDGEPDEDLIVSPQHRILVKGAVAQDLFNTPEVLVAAKDLINGDSITVDLKLREVTYVHLLFDRHQVMWANGVETESFHPASAALSTLDDGDRARLLATHPELEFDPHTYGSFARRNLSASEAAILAHAA; encoded by the coding sequence ATGAAAACGGGCTTTCGTGGCACGTTTGTCATCAGCTGGTCGCAAACAGAAATCGACGGCCTTGACGCCGCACCGGTGCAATCGCTCACAGTAGGGGCAGCATGGGCGTGGCGCGGGGATGCCATCCGGGTGGATGGGCCGAATGACGTTTTGCGACTGGATCAGGCAGACGGTGCAGAAAAATTAAGAAAAAGAGCAGCGCGGATGGTGCACCGTTTGGTCGGTGCGGCACTTGAGAAAAAGGATGTGCCAACCCTTTCGGATCGCGAAAAAGAAGCGCTTGAGACAACGCCATTAATGGACAACAGCTTTGTCGTGACCGATGGCGGCAAAAGCTACACGGTGACCTTGATTGAGGTCGGCGGCGGCAGCCAGCCCTTGTTGATGTTCATGGACGAGATCCCGCCGCGGGATTGTGACCTTTGGATCGTGCATCACACCTTGGGTTCAACGCCCAATGACTCCGATGGGCAGGGCAGCGGCGGTGTCATTTGCTTTACGCTGGGCACCAAAATTGCGACACCCGAAGGTCTGATCCGTATCGAAGATCTGCGTGAAGGCGATCAGGTCCAGACGAAGGATAACGGTGCGCAGTCTATCCGCTGGATCGGAAGCCGCCGGATGAGTGGCGCGCGCCTGTTTGCCATGCCGAAACTGCGCCCCGTTCGGATCAACGCCGGCGTTTTTGGCGATGGCGAGCCGGATGAGGATCTGATCGTCTCGCCGCAGCACCGGATTTTGGTGAAGGGCGCGGTGGCGCAAGATCTGTTCAACACACCCGAAGTTCTGGTCGCGGCCAAGGATCTGATCAACGGCGATTCGATCACCGTAGATCTCAAATTGCGCGAGGTGACCTATGTACATCTGCTGTTTGACCGCCATCAGGTGATGTGGGCCAATGGCGTCGAAACCGAAAGCTTCCATCCCGCATCTGCAGCTCTTAGCACATTGGATGACGGTGATCGGGCACGCCTGTTGGCAACCCATCCAGAACTTGAGTTCGATCCGCATACCTATGGCAGCTTCGCGCGCCGCAACCTGTCGGCGTCCGAAGCGGCGATTCTGGCCCACGCGGCCTGA
- a CDS encoding CmcJ/NvfI family oxidoreductase — MTRRATVNYHVHKTERQAFEIDAGGIKGKLISPELAPTQVDVTDVREHHGALPFTENSVGFASAVTGIRSFDEQSNWQHTYDAELAQLLAVEIGAAETVVFDHTVRVDDPDASRKPARNVHSDYSPQGAEQRLIDILGKDKATDWSTGHHAFINVWRPIAAPINSAPLGFIRPSSIAAQDWILLDLIYPDRTGQIMGLAANPNHEWVYLSRMTPDEVAYFNIYDNRGLPSVGHSALDMTEDPNINTVRRSIESRTLVRYAA, encoded by the coding sequence ATGACCCGACGCGCAACAGTAAATTATCACGTTCACAAAACTGAAAGACAGGCGTTCGAGATTGATGCAGGTGGGATCAAGGGCAAACTGATATCTCCCGAGCTTGCGCCGACGCAGGTTGACGTCACCGATGTGCGCGAACATCATGGTGCCCTGCCGTTCACGGAAAATTCGGTTGGCTTTGCCTCTGCAGTCACCGGTATCCGGTCCTTTGACGAGCAGTCGAATTGGCAACACACATATGACGCCGAACTGGCGCAACTGCTGGCCGTCGAAATCGGTGCTGCCGAAACAGTAGTGTTTGATCACACGGTTCGCGTCGACGACCCCGATGCAAGCCGCAAACCCGCCCGCAATGTGCACAGTGATTACAGTCCGCAGGGTGCCGAACAGCGGCTGATCGACATCTTGGGAAAAGACAAGGCCACCGATTGGTCCACTGGTCACCATGCGTTTATCAACGTCTGGCGTCCCATTGCCGCCCCGATCAATTCCGCGCCTCTTGGGTTTATCCGACCGTCAAGCATCGCTGCGCAGGATTGGATCCTGCTTGATCTCATCTATCCTGACCGCACCGGTCAGATCATGGGATTGGCGGCCAACCCGAACCACGAATGGGTGTACCTTTCCAGAATGACACCGGATGAGGTCGCTTATTTCAACATCTACGACAACCGCGGCTTACCTTCTGTCGGGCACAGTGCCTTGGACATGACCGAAGACCCAAACATCAACACAGTAAGGCGCAGCATCGAAAGCCGGACCCTAGTGCGGTACGCAGCCTGA
- a CDS encoding SDR family NAD(P)-dependent oxidoreductase, producing MTKTILITGATDGIGLLTAQNLAAEGHTVLLHGRNPDKLKAAAAKVGGTTEQFIADLTDLGDVRGMAAAIREKHSQIDVLLNNAGILKAPKAITKDGYDIRFMVNTIAPYVLTKELLPIIAKEGRIVNLSSAAQAKIDLDALRGERQLSDMDAYAQSKLAITIWSRELAKDLPNGPAVIAVNPGSLLASKMVKEGFGVAGNDLGIGAGILREAALGNDFGEASGKYFDNDSGQFAQPNAAALNQSHSEDVMQTLQEIAAKLS from the coding sequence ATGACCAAGACAATCCTGATCACTGGCGCAACCGACGGCATCGGCCTTTTGACCGCTCAAAACCTCGCGGCAGAGGGGCATACCGTTCTTTTGCACGGCCGCAACCCTGACAAACTGAAAGCAGCGGCAGCAAAGGTTGGTGGCACAACGGAACAATTCATTGCCGACCTCACAGACCTTGGTGATGTACGCGGGATGGCGGCCGCCATTCGTGAGAAACACAGCCAGATCGATGTGCTGCTGAACAACGCCGGTATCCTAAAGGCGCCGAAGGCTATTACAAAAGACGGGTATGACATCCGGTTCATGGTCAACACCATTGCGCCCTATGTGCTGACCAAAGAGCTGTTGCCGATCATCGCCAAGGAGGGCCGCATCGTGAACCTGTCGTCCGCCGCGCAGGCAAAAATCGATCTGGACGCATTGCGGGGAGAACGCCAGCTAAGCGACATGGACGCCTATGCGCAAAGCAAACTGGCAATTACGATCTGGTCCCGCGAATTGGCCAAAGATCTGCCTAATGGCCCTGCCGTGATCGCGGTTAACCCCGGGTCGTTGCTTGCATCGAAGATGGTCAAGGAAGGGTTTGGCGTCGCGGGCAATGACCTTGGCATCGGTGCCGGCATCCTGCGCGAGGCGGCATTAGGGAACGATTTCGGAGAGGCCAGCGGCAAATACTTCGACAACGACAGCGGCCAATTTGCACAGCCAAACGCCGCAGCGCTGAACCAATCGCACAGTGAAGATGTGATGCAAACCCTTCAAGAGATCGCCGCAAAACTGTCCTGA
- a CDS encoding LysR family transcriptional regulator has product MDTQSLRLFVLASETLNISAAGRTLGMAPAVASTRIAKLERRVGADLLHRSTRKVSLSLDGQAFLPYAREMIAQEEAALAALGSGRTKINGTLRFAAPSSFAQLYIAPLLPAFMDKYPDLRLDLHLSDSQFDLIEGSYDLALRNSVLEDSTLTARKLADDTRILCAAPAYLDRFGAPVEPDDLGKHRLIAFRDAEARGLVAPDGTRVVFDPKHAAHCLVLNDGLTQKQLTLDGAGISINSLWAVHKELSSGQLIRVLPNFETASKPALWLIYPKSNVVSAKVRVFMDFLIEHIGRRNNWFTTAPS; this is encoded by the coding sequence ATGGACACGCAAAGCCTTCGCCTTTTTGTACTCGCGAGCGAGACACTGAACATCAGCGCCGCGGGTCGCACCCTAGGCATGGCCCCCGCCGTGGCAAGCACGCGGATCGCCAAACTCGAACGCAGGGTAGGGGCGGACCTTTTGCACAGGTCAACGCGCAAGGTATCCTTGTCCTTGGACGGGCAGGCATTTCTGCCCTACGCACGTGAAATGATTGCGCAGGAAGAAGCCGCACTTGCCGCCCTTGGCAGTGGGCGCACAAAGATCAACGGCACCCTGCGCTTTGCTGCCCCCAGTTCGTTTGCACAGCTTTACATCGCGCCCCTGTTGCCCGCGTTTATGGACAAATATCCCGACCTCAGGTTGGATTTGCATCTGTCCGACTCCCAGTTCGATTTGATCGAAGGCAGCTATGACCTCGCCCTGCGCAATTCGGTTCTGGAAGACAGCACCCTCACCGCGCGCAAACTGGCTGACGATACGCGTATCCTGTGCGCCGCGCCCGCTTATCTCGATCGCTTCGGCGCACCGGTAGAACCCGATGATCTGGGCAAGCATCGCCTGATCGCGTTCAGGGATGCCGAGGCACGAGGGCTGGTCGCGCCGGACGGAACACGCGTGGTTTTCGACCCAAAGCACGCAGCGCACTGTCTGGTCCTCAATGACGGCCTGACCCAGAAACAGCTCACGCTTGATGGTGCCGGCATCTCGATCAACTCCCTTTGGGCTGTGCATAAAGAACTGTCGAGCGGACAGTTGATCCGTGTGCTGCCCAATTTCGAAACCGCAAGCAAACCGGCGCTTTGGCTGATCTACCCGAAAAGCAATGTGGTTTCCGCCAAAGTACGCGTGTTTATGGATTTTCTGATCGAACACATCGGGCGTCGGAACAACTGGTTCACAACCGCGCCAAGCTAG
- a CDS encoding winged helix DNA-binding protein, whose amino-acid sequence MSNTSKPLPERRIVSSRHLAEGEGWEASELEFGMIIAFNAFTRWTTRCMAAAGNADLTPLEILVLHNVNHRGREKRLTDVCFLLNIEDTHTVNYALRKLLKSELLETDKRGKEVFYRASETGIALCEAYRAIRKSCFLDGLSRLETDGDDLREIAAGLRAMSGQYDQASRAAASL is encoded by the coding sequence ATGTCCAACACTTCAAAACCATTACCCGAACGGCGCATCGTTTCCTCCCGTCATCTGGCCGAAGGAGAAGGCTGGGAGGCGTCCGAACTCGAATTCGGCATGATCATCGCCTTCAACGCTTTCACCAGATGGACAACACGCTGCATGGCGGCTGCGGGCAATGCGGATCTGACGCCGCTGGAAATCCTTGTCTTGCATAACGTCAATCATCGCGGGCGTGAAAAGCGGCTGACCGACGTTTGCTTTCTGCTCAACATCGAAGACACCCACACCGTCAACTACGCATTGCGCAAGCTTTTGAAATCAGAGCTTTTGGAAACCGACAAGCGCGGTAAAGAAGTATTTTACCGCGCTTCGGAAACCGGAATCGCACTTTGCGAGGCATACCGCGCAATTCGCAAAAGCTGTTTTCTGGACGGCTTGTCGCGGCTGGAGACCGACGGAGACGACCTGCGCGAAATCGCAGCAGGTCTGCGGGCAATGTCGGGGCAATACGATCAGGCAAGCCGGGCGGCGGCCTCCCTTTAA
- the argH gene encoding argininosuccinate lyase — protein sequence MTDNSSNKMWGGRFAAGPDAIMEAINASIGFDKRMAAQDIAGSRAHAAMLAATGIITDNDAAAIREGLLTILSEIEGGTFEYSTALEDIHMNVEARLKEVIGEPAGRLHTGRSRNDQVATDFKLWVRDQLDAFEGGLIALIQALLGQAEAGADWVMPGFTHLQTAQPVTWGHHMMAYVEMFGRDLSRVRDARARMNESPLGAAALAGTSFPIDRDMTAKALGFDRPAANSLDAVSDRDFALEFLSTASICAMHLSRFAEELVIWSSAQFRFVTLSDRFSTGSSIMPQKKNPDAAELIRAKVGRIFGANTALMMVMKGLPLAYSKDMQEDKEQVFDAADNLMLALAAMEGMVRDMTGNRTELAAAAGSGFSTATDLADWLVRVLGLPFRDAHHVTGALVGMAEKQGCDLPDLTLAQMQTVHDGISEGVFDVLTVENSVNSRMSYGGTAPAQVRAQVARWQELLA from the coding sequence ATGACTGATAACAGCTCCAACAAAATGTGGGGCGGCCGCTTTGCCGCTGGTCCCGATGCCATCATGGAGGCAATTAACGCGTCCATCGGCTTTGACAAGCGGATGGCCGCACAGGATATCGCAGGCTCACGGGCCCATGCTGCGATGTTGGCCGCAACAGGTATCATTACCGATAACGATGCTGCCGCAATTCGGGAAGGGCTTCTCACGATCTTGTCAGAGATCGAGGGCGGAACGTTTGAATATTCGACAGCGCTGGAAGACATCCACATGAATGTGGAGGCGCGTTTGAAAGAAGTGATCGGTGAACCGGCAGGGCGGTTGCACACGGGCCGGTCGCGCAATGATCAGGTGGCGACGGATTTCAAACTCTGGGTGCGCGATCAGCTTGACGCATTTGAGGGCGGGCTCATCGCCCTTATTCAAGCGCTTCTTGGACAGGCCGAGGCGGGCGCGGATTGGGTCATGCCGGGGTTTACCCATTTGCAAACCGCCCAACCCGTCACATGGGGCCATCACATGATGGCCTATGTCGAGATGTTCGGCCGTGATCTGTCGCGGGTGCGCGATGCACGGGCGCGGATGAACGAAAGCCCCTTGGGCGCGGCAGCACTTGCGGGCACGTCTTTCCCGATTGACCGTGACATGACGGCCAAGGCCTTGGGCTTTGACCGGCCGGCGGCGAATTCGCTTGATGCCGTGTCTGATCGCGATTTCGCACTGGAGTTTCTGAGCACGGCGAGCATCTGCGCTATGCACCTTAGCCGATTTGCAGAAGAACTGGTGATCTGGTCCTCGGCGCAATTCCGGTTTGTCACCCTGTCGGACCGCTTTTCAACCGGATCCTCGATCATGCCGCAAAAGAAAAACCCCGATGCTGCGGAATTGATCCGTGCCAAGGTGGGGCGGATTTTCGGGGCAAACACCGCATTGATGATGGTGATGAAGGGCCTGCCGCTGGCCTATTCAAAAGATATGCAGGAAGACAAAGAGCAAGTCTTCGACGCCGCCGACAACCTTATGCTGGCCTTGGCCGCGATGGAAGGCATGGTGCGCGACATGACCGGCAACCGGACCGAACTGGCCGCCGCAGCGGGCAGTGGTTTTTCCACAGCGACCGATCTGGCCGATTGGTTGGTGCGTGTCCTTGGCCTGCCATTTCGCGATGCACATCACGTTACGGGTGCATTGGTTGGCATGGCAGAAAAGCAAGGCTGTGATCTGCCCGACCTGACGCTGGCGCAGATGCAAACGGTGCACGACGGCATAAGCGAAGGCGTGTTCGACGTGCTGACCGTTGAGAATTCGGTGAATTCACGGATGTCGTATGGCGGGACCGCCCCCGCGCAGGTACGGGCGCAGGTTGCGCGTTGGCAGGAGCTTTTGGCATGA
- a CDS encoding zinc-dependent alcohol dehydrogenase family protein, producing MKAMTITAYGENAKFDAAELPKPTVTPGHVVIRIAASSVNTVDTMIRSMGSDLPLSPALPAVLGMDFAGVVDAVGEGVTKFAVGDEVYGCAGGLADLQGALAEYMLADAALIAHKPKSISMREAAAMPLVGITAYEGLERAGVAAGQKVLVQGGAGGVGHLAVQLAKHFGADVYGTGTGENQMDIIKGYGATPIDFAVEKVADYVAAHTGGAGFDLIFDTVGGANMTNSFEAAKLNAHIASTVALVELDLSPAHFKGLSLHIIFMLLPMLSGQGREKHGEILAKLADIVDAGAMKPLLDPQTFDLENVSSAYDRLASGKAIGKVVVDV from the coding sequence ATGAAAGCCATGACAATCACCGCCTACGGAGAGAATGCAAAATTCGATGCCGCAGAGCTGCCCAAGCCGACCGTCACACCCGGTCACGTTGTCATCCGCATTGCGGCCAGCAGCGTAAACACAGTTGATACGATGATCCGGTCTATGGGGTCAGATTTGCCATTGTCGCCTGCCCTGCCCGCGGTACTGGGTATGGATTTCGCCGGTGTCGTAGACGCGGTCGGCGAAGGCGTCACCAAATTCGCCGTCGGTGACGAAGTCTACGGATGCGCGGGGGGCCTCGCCGATCTTCAGGGCGCTTTGGCCGAATATATGCTCGCCGATGCCGCGTTGATTGCACATAAGCCCAAGTCGATTTCCATGCGCGAAGCGGCGGCGATGCCACTGGTTGGCATCACAGCGTACGAGGGTCTGGAACGCGCAGGCGTCGCGGCTGGCCAAAAGGTTCTGGTTCAGGGTGGCGCAGGTGGCGTTGGTCACCTTGCCGTGCAGCTGGCCAAACATTTCGGTGCAGATGTCTATGGAACGGGCACGGGCGAAAACCAGATGGACATCATCAAGGGTTACGGCGCGACCCCGATCGATTTTGCCGTCGAAAAGGTCGCCGATTACGTCGCCGCGCACACGGGCGGCGCGGGCTTTGATCTGATTTTTGACACGGTTGGCGGTGCCAATATGACAAATTCCTTCGAGGCTGCGAAACTGAATGCCCATATCGCATCGACCGTCGCGCTGGTTGAGCTGGACCTGTCACCTGCGCATTTCAAAGGCCTGTCGCTGCACATCATTTTCATGTTGCTGCCGATGCTCAGTGGCCAAGGCCGCGAAAAGCATGGCGAGATATTGGCGAAGCTGGCCGATATCGTCGACGCCGGTGCAATGAAACCGCTGCTGGACCCACAGACCTTTGACCTTGAAAACGTCAGCAGCGCCTATGACCGCCTGGCGAGTGGCAAGGCAATCGGCAAAGTCGTTGTAGACGTCTAA
- the nagA gene encoding N-acetylglucosamine-6-phosphate deacetylase: MTDNAKAQAFVGADIFDGVRLLNDHAVLVENGQPVIIERTAMPDGTAIRRLERGVLTPGFVDLQVNGGGGVMFNDAPVVSTLRIIAQAHATLGTRAFLPTLITDTPAQTTAAIKAVTTAIADGVQGILGLHLEGPHLSVARKGAHDPALIRPMSDADCAELVEAAALLPNLLVTIAPESVSPAQISALTHAGVIVFLGHSDANYATACAAFAAGARGSTHLFNAMSQLTNREPGLVGATLATPGASSGLIADGIHVHPATIRAALAANTGPAEVFLVTDAMACAGSDITSFTLGGRQILRANGRLTLADGTLAGADLSMAQALRVMIKEVGDPAERAFARATSLPADVLHDAQGAGQWPTTLEGLIYITPEFEVLCPRTMIKER; the protein is encoded by the coding sequence ATGACCGACAACGCCAAGGCGCAGGCTTTTGTCGGGGCCGATATTTTTGACGGTGTACGCCTTCTGAACGATCACGCTGTGCTGGTGGAAAACGGCCAGCCCGTCATTATCGAACGTACTGCCATGCCCGATGGCACTGCCATAAGGCGGCTCGAACGCGGCGTCCTGACGCCTGGCTTTGTTGATCTTCAGGTAAACGGCGGCGGCGGCGTGATGTTTAACGACGCCCCCGTTGTATCAACCCTTCGCATCATCGCGCAGGCCCACGCGACCCTTGGCACCCGTGCGTTTCTGCCCACATTGATCACAGATACGCCCGCGCAAACCACCGCCGCGATCAAGGCCGTCACCACAGCAATCGCGGATGGCGTACAAGGCATTCTAGGGCTGCATTTAGAAGGCCCGCATCTGAGTGTGGCGCGCAAAGGTGCCCATGATCCCGCATTGATCCGCCCGATGTCCGATGCCGATTGCGCAGAGCTGGTTGAAGCTGCCGCCCTCCTGCCCAACCTCTTGGTGACCATCGCCCCCGAAAGCGTCAGCCCTGCCCAGATTAGTGCGCTGACCCACGCCGGCGTCATCGTGTTTCTCGGCCATAGCGATGCGAATTACGCAACGGCTTGCGCGGCCTTCGCTGCCGGTGCCCGTGGCAGCACCCATCTGTTCAACGCCATGAGCCAGCTGACAAACCGCGAACCGGGACTGGTCGGCGCGACACTGGCCACGCCGGGTGCGTCCAGCGGTTTAATCGCGGATGGGATCCACGTGCATCCCGCCACGATCCGCGCCGCGCTTGCGGCCAACACAGGCCCCGCCGAGGTGTTTCTTGTCACTGACGCGATGGCCTGCGCGGGCTCTGATATCACCAGTTTCACGTTGGGTGGGCGTCAGATACTGCGCGCAAACGGTCGACTGACGTTGGCGGATGGCACACTTGCCGGTGCTGATCTGTCAATGGCCCAAGCACTGCGTGTGATGATCAAAGAGGTCGGCGACCCCGCCGAACGCGCCTTTGCCCGCGCAACGTCCCTGCCCGCAGACGTCTTGCACGATGCCCAAGGTGCCGGACAGTGGCCGACGACACTTGAAGGGTTGATATATATCACCCCCGAGTTTGAGGTGCTCTGCCCCCGCACGATGATCAAGGAACGCTAA